A region of Argentina anserina chromosome 5, drPotAnse1.1, whole genome shotgun sequence DNA encodes the following proteins:
- the LOC126796134 gene encoding auxin-responsive protein IAA8-like, which translates to MSQPLLGAGEEEGRSDVTALSSSLSMESVCPNSSDLKERNYMGLSDCSSVDSSKVSNVDGSKSRLNIKATELRLGIPGSQSPERDSELRLVSTQLDEKPLFPLHSVKGSLQKPVVSGNKRGFSEAMDEITEGKYANTEVNLLLSPRPSPNLGLKTGSLLGNLGTQEPKMNEIAPQRIVQEDPHTAKETRPNHTVTNSAPATKAQVVGWPPIRSFRKNSLASVSKNAEEVGGKAGPGALYVKVSMDGAPYLRKVDLKHYSAYQELSSALEKMFSCFTIGQYGSHGALGREISESRLKDLLHGSEYVLTYEDKDGDWMLVGDVPWEMFIDTCKRMRIMKSSDAIGLAPRAMEKCKNIN; encoded by the exons ATGTCACAACCACTGCTCGGTGCTGGGGAGGAGGAAGGTAGGAGTGATGTTACTGCATTATCCTCCTCACTTTCTATGGAGAGTGTGTGTCCTAACAGCTCAGATTTGAAGGAGAGAAATTACATGGGATTATCTGATTGCTCTTCAGTTGACAGTTCAAAAGTCTCCAATGTAGATGGAAGTAAAAGTAGACTAAACATAAAAGCTACGGAACTTAGGCTAGGGATTCCTGGATCCCAGTCTCCTGAGAGAGACTCGGAATTGAGGCTGGTCTCCACTCAACTCGATGAGAAGCCCCTTTTTCCATTACATTCTGTAAAGGGTTCATTGCAAAAACCAGTTGTTTCAGGAAACAAGAGAGGGTTCTCTGAAGCAATGGATGAGATCACTGAG GGCAAATATGCCAATACAGAGGTAAACTTGTTGCTGTCGCCAAGGCCTTCTCCAAACTTGGGATTAAAAACTGGATCTCTACTTGGGAATCTTGGTACTCAGGAACCCAAAATGAATGAGATAGCACCACAAAGGATAGTACAAGAGGACCCTCATACTGCCAAAGAAACCAGGCCAAATCATACTGTTACCAATAGTGCACCTGCTACCAA GGCGCAGGTTGTGGGTTGGCCACCTATAAGATCATTCAGGAAGAACTCGTTGGCCTCTGTGTCGAAGAATGCGGAGGAAGTAGGTGGAAAAGCAGGACCTGGTGCTCTATATGTCAAAGTCAGCATGGATGGTGCTCCTTATTTAAGGAAAGTAGATTTGAAACATTATTCTGCATACCAGGAACTTTCTTCTGCTCTTGAGAAGATGTTCAGCTGTTTTACTATAG GTCAATATGGATCTCATGGAGCTCTGGGCAGAGAGATTAGTGAAAGCAGGCTGAAGGACCTCCTTCATGGCTCAGAATATGTCCTAACCTACGAGGACAAAGATGGTGACTGGATGCTTGTGGGTGATGTCCCATGGGA